The genomic stretch CATTCCTGAGCAAACAAACGGCGCTGTTTTTTTTGTTCACTCCGATCGCCGTTTCCGGAATCACCACCCTTTATCGGCGACAATGGGAACGCCTCGGCCAATGGCTTTTAGGCGGTGCGATCGCCCTCACCCTCATCTATCCCTGGGTGCGTACCAACTGGTTACTGATGCTCACCTCTGGAAAACGAGCTACTGTAGACGCGGCGATCGCCGAAGGTGACCCCCCCCTGCATACCCTAGATGCTTGGCTCTACTACTGGAAAGACCTGCCAGAGTTGGTCTCTTGGCCCCTATTATGGATGGCGATCGTTGGTTTTATCGGGTTAGGGATTCAGTTTTGGCGATCCGAACAACGGCTAAATCCCAAACAGCATCCCAAAATCCTCTGGATACTCTTCTTTCTAGTCGGGTCTTACTTCCTCTGTTCCCTCAACGTCAACAAAGATACTCGCTACATTCTCCCCGCTCTTCCCGTACTCTCCCTCTTGCTCGCTTTCGGTTTAACTCAGTGGGATAAACTCAGTCGCAAATGGGGCCCTAAAATCCGTTGGGGAACCGTAGGATTGGCGGGTGTACTCATGTTCTTAAACCTCTATCCTTTGGGGGGACAATTCTTTACCCAAGCATTGAGTCCTGGAGCGATGCATTATCCAGAATTGGGGTTACCTGCTCCCCATCCCAAAGTCATCGATGAAATCATTAAAACGGAACCCTATCTGCGATCGAATGTTGGGGTTTTGCCCTCCAAGCCAACCCTGAATCAGCATAATATTAACTACTATGGGCAATTGCGAAATGGACAGGTTTACGGTCGGCAAGTGGGAACCAATAGTGAACATATTCTACAAGATGGGCGATCGCTCCGTTGGTTTATCACCAAAACCGGTCAGCAAGGTTCAGCACCCAGCGCAGAACGCCAACAGTTAACCCAATTCATCGAAACCGGTGGCTTATTTAACCTGCATCGCTCCTGGTCTCTCAATGATGGTACTCAACTGAATCTCTATCATCAGCATACTCCCCCCGTGCAGGTCGTTCCCCTCGATCAACCCCTGTCTCAGGTGCAACTTTATAACCTGTTTGTCTCCAGTCCCGTCCCTCCCGGAAGTCCCGTTCCCGTCACCTACCAATGGCGCGGCCCCTGGAAAGATCTACAATCAGGTTTAGTCCTAATTACTTGGATTCGGGAAAGAGATGGTCAAATTGCCTGGATACAGGATCATGGCTTTGGGATGGGAAACCTCTACGCTCCGGAAAATCTCGATCCAGAGCAAGCGGTGGAAGTGAGCGAGTTAACTTCGATGCTCCCCCCTGCGGATATGGAACCGGGAAGTTATGTGTTAAAGGTGCAATATCTACCTAACCGAAATTGGGAAACTCCAGCGCAAGAAATTCCCATTCCCCCCATTCGCATCAGCTTATCTTTAGACGCTCCCATTCAACCCGCTTTAGAGTTAGATTTATCCACTCAATTTCGCCAGTTTGCGGCCACCCTATCCCAAGGGCCGCCTGCCCTAGAGCATATTTTCGCCGAAGTGGGGCGGATTAATCAATACGATCCCACTCAAGACTATTTACTGCAAGTCGATCGCACCTTGAGTTATAGACTACAGCAAGATCCGAACCGGGTAGACTGGCTCTATGGCTTGGTGTTATCGCGGGTATTGCGCCAAGATGTGCCGGGGGCGATCGCCGCCTTAGATCCCCTCACCACCCTAGAGCCAAACAGCCCCTATCCCTACGCCTATTTAGCCGTAGTCTATCTGTATGACTGGAAACCTCAAAAAGCGCAAAACATCCTAGAAACCGCTCTACAGCTCAAACCAGACGAGCCAGAACTGCAAGCCTTGCAAGCCGTTTCCTGGGCAATGCAAGGCCGCTTCTTCAAAGCTTGGCAACTGGCGCAAAGTCTGGATTTAATTTAAGAGGGTTGTACTCGTTGAATTATGCTGAGTAATATCAAGGGATTGGAGGAGTGCGTAGGAAGTGAAAAGCTGGTCATATCTGCTGAATGTTCTATAATACCTAATGTCCGAGTCATCAACCAAACAAATGAAGCAAAATACATTACTACGTTGGCTCCACCCCAAAAAACCTAATCTTGCTATCGATCATAATAACAAATATATTTATATTCATGTACCTAAAACAGCAGGCACATCGATTCGTAAAGCACTTCAGACAACTTCTTGGCCCTATGTATCTCAAGGAACTCGCTACAGAATACCGAAACATGCTACTGCCCTTCAAATCAAAGAAATTGTTGGCGATCGCAATTGGCAGAGCCACTTTACCTTTGCGTTTGTTCGCAACCCTTGGGATTTAATGGTATCGTCATACCACTGGTGGTTGAGAAAAGGTAACCGGTATGAGTCCACTCGCAACATGGCTAAGTTAGTAGAGCAGTGCGGATCTTTCGACAGTTTTATCAAGAGCGAGTTGGGAAGTAACTATGTTAATGAATTTAAATCGCCAGGATTAAAAGAGTGGTACTGTGATGAAAACAATAGGATTTTGGTCGATTTTATTGGTCGTTTTGAAACCATTGCCGATGATTTTCAACATATAGGGGAATGTTTGAAGGTAAAAGTCCCGGAACTGCCCTACATGAATACGAGCGATCGCTCTCCATACCGTAAATATTATAATGATGAAACTTATCAGGCTGTGGCGAACCGTTTTGCTTGGACAATCGAACATTTTGGATATGAATTTTAAGAAAGCGTAATAAAGCCAATAAAGAAATAGAAAAAAGGAACATTGACCGGTTCCCAAAGCCGTAGAGCTAAAAAGGAATTAGGGATTCAAGAAGATAGAGAAAGTTGTTCAGCAATGGGTTGACCTCTTTGTTGATTGCCTTGGATTAAGTTGAAAAGATAAACACCAATTTCTTTCGAGAGTAAAACCGGTACAGCATTATTAAACGATGGGCATAATTATGTTATTATATCAAAAGCAATCCCACAGTTGCTCCTTAAGTGATACCCTAATGAAAAAAAATATATGGCAGAATTCTATTGGCAAAAACTAGACTGTAAGAACCAACCCACAGGGGGACTCGGTGCATGGCGTGCAAAAGTCCCTGGCGGTTGGATAATAGCGATTCGTTGTGGTGGTGGCGAAGGTGGGGGAGTAACATTTTATTCCGATCCTAATCATCAATGGGATGGTGGAACATTGCCTTTGTGAGTTTTAGCAAGTTTTATTTTTCTTGACTTCATGCTAGTTAGTATCAACCTAAGCAGAGTGATTACCAATGCCATTTAGTCAATTCAAAAGCATTGCTGAAGTTCAAAAAGCCTACCAGATTCGGTATACTGAAAGCGCATTATTATATGTTTTCTAAGCGATCGTCGCTGGGAAAAACAGTTCTTGAAACTCCGATTCTCATAGTCGTTGAAGCAAAAAAGAATGACTTTGAGCAAGTATGGGGACAATGTTTAGCCGAGCTTGTGGCTGCCCAAAAAATTAATAACAATCAAAAGAACTCAGTCTATGGAATTGTTACTGATGGCAATCTATGGCAATTCGGACGTTTACATGCTGATGTGTTTACTAAACATGAAAAAAACTACACCATTGATAAGATACAAGAGTTATATGGGGCGCTAGAGTATCTGGCCGATTTATTGGATCAAGATCAATAGAACTAAATTTAGCGCTGATACCGATTATTTGGTAGAATACCAAATTGTTATTCATCCGCTCCTTAGCATCATTTAGTACAGCAGCTAGAAAATGTCTAGAGGAGAAACCCCCTCTTAAATGAAGACTCCACCCATTCCCAGTAATGAAACTGAGCGCTTGCAGGCACTAGAGAATTATGACATCTTAGATACTGCCGCAGAAGAGGCATTTGACGATCTCACCCAATTGGCTGCATACATTTGCGACACTCCCATTGCTCTGGTGAGTTTGGTGGATCAAAATCGGCAGTGGTTTAAGTCAAAAGTGGGTGTGGATGCGCCAGAAACGCCGAGAGAGATTGCTTTTTGTGCCCATGCTATCAATGAACCGCATCAACCTTTGGTTGTCCCTAATGCTCTAGAAGATGAGCGATTTGCTGCCAATCCCTTGGTGACTTCAGCTCCAGATATTCGCTTTTATGCGGGGACTCCCCTGATTACCCCTGATGGATATGCGATCGGTACACTCTGTACGATCGATCGCGTTCCCCGTACTCTGAGTGACGAACAATTGCAGGCTTTGAAAGCGTTGGGACG from Roseofilum capinflatum BLCC-M114 encodes the following:
- a CDS encoding glycosyltransferase family 39 protein translates to MTKEPLEKTQHRWSEENTGTDPVLALGLMMFLIIVGDRLWLAIDRRVPAWDQADYLNWVLEYQRILQTAQPFSGDWWHQFWLLSPKIPPLVYVTTVPFVQIFGAGPDTSTLVMLLYSAILLGSVYGLGRLLFNGYLGLWGALLCMLLPGLYRYRLDFLLDYPLTAMVTGSFFCLTLWHFSRKSPRLQQWGMAALMGISVGLAFLSKQTALFFLFTPIAVSGITTLYRRQWERLGQWLLGGAIALTLIYPWVRTNWLLMLTSGKRATVDAAIAEGDPPLHTLDAWLYYWKDLPELVSWPLLWMAIVGFIGLGIQFWRSEQRLNPKQHPKILWILFFLVGSYFLCSLNVNKDTRYILPALPVLSLLLAFGLTQWDKLSRKWGPKIRWGTVGLAGVLMFLNLYPLGGQFFTQALSPGAMHYPELGLPAPHPKVIDEIIKTEPYLRSNVGVLPSKPTLNQHNINYYGQLRNGQVYGRQVGTNSEHILQDGRSLRWFITKTGQQGSAPSAERQQLTQFIETGGLFNLHRSWSLNDGTQLNLYHQHTPPVQVVPLDQPLSQVQLYNLFVSSPVPPGSPVPVTYQWRGPWKDLQSGLVLITWIRERDGQIAWIQDHGFGMGNLYAPENLDPEQAVEVSELTSMLPPADMEPGSYVLKVQYLPNRNWETPAQEIPIPPIRISLSLDAPIQPALELDLSTQFRQFAATLSQGPPALEHIFAEVGRINQYDPTQDYLLQVDRTLSYRLQQDPNRVDWLYGLVLSRVLRQDVPGAIAALDPLTTLEPNSPYPYAYLAVVYLYDWKPQKAQNILETALQLKPDEPELQALQAVSWAMQGRFFKAWQLAQSLDLI
- a CDS encoding sulfotransferase family 2 domain-containing protein, giving the protein MSESSTKQMKQNTLLRWLHPKKPNLAIDHNNKYIYIHVPKTAGTSIRKALQTTSWPYVSQGTRYRIPKHATALQIKEIVGDRNWQSHFTFAFVRNPWDLMVSSYHWWLRKGNRYESTRNMAKLVEQCGSFDSFIKSELGSNYVNEFKSPGLKEWYCDENNRILVDFIGRFETIADDFQHIGECLKVKVPELPYMNTSDRSPYRKYYNDETYQAVANRFAWTIEHFGYEF